One genomic window of Streptomonospora nanhaiensis includes the following:
- a CDS encoding pentapeptide repeat-containing protein, whose product MTDLDLSTGGEVSGADLAGRDLRDALADAPARPRAFIGCDLREADLSGAHLIDAVFTDCWLDGARLDGAALDGSRWSGGGAPGAGFAGAECAEAAFDRVDLANTGWAGAVITDTVFTGCRLTGAALTGTRGLGYAFVRCNLMLARLKGVNLRGQELHGLRLDDTDLTKADLRATVWHDSRLRGAVLTGADLDGADLRGADLGQVRLSDAVALRGATVSPEQAGMLLGSLGIQVVPPGG is encoded by the coding sequence ATGACCGACCTTGACCTGAGCACCGGCGGCGAGGTGAGCGGCGCCGACCTCGCGGGGCGCGACCTGCGCGACGCCCTCGCCGACGCGCCCGCCCGGCCCCGCGCCTTCATCGGCTGCGACCTGCGCGAGGCCGACCTGAGCGGTGCGCACCTCATCGACGCCGTGTTCACCGACTGCTGGCTCGACGGCGCGCGGCTGGACGGCGCCGCCCTCGACGGCTCCCGGTGGTCGGGCGGGGGCGCGCCCGGGGCCGGGTTCGCCGGCGCCGAGTGCGCCGAGGCCGCCTTCGACCGCGTCGACCTCGCCAACACCGGGTGGGCCGGCGCGGTCATCACCGACACCGTGTTCACCGGCTGCCGCCTCACCGGCGCGGCCCTGACCGGCACCCGGGGCCTGGGCTACGCCTTCGTCCGCTGCAACCTGATGCTGGCCCGCCTCAAGGGCGTCAACCTGCGCGGCCAGGAGCTGCACGGCCTGCGGCTGGACGACACCGACCTCACCAAGGCCGACCTGCGCGCCACCGTGTGGCACGACAGCCGCCTGCGCGGCGCGGTGCTCACGGGGGCCGACCTCGACGGCGCCGACCTGCGCGGCGCCGACCTCGGCCAGGTCCGCCTCTCCGACGCCGTGGCCCTGCGCGGCGCCACCGTCTCGCCCGAGCAGGCCGGGATGCTGCTGGGCTCGCTGGGCATCCAGGTGGTGCCCCCGGGAGGCTAG
- the pucD gene encoding xanthine dehydrogenase subunit D, which yields MTARGAGTAPPAAAPPASARAGEVVGGVGDSPPRPDGTLKVTGEFAYSSDLWAEDMLWGMTLRSPHPHARLLRLDTAPALALPGVHAVLTHEDVPGEPRYGLEVRDQPVLAAGTVRYRGEPVAVVAADHPETARRALERVVVDYEVLEPVCDARRAAFDPGCPLVHPPGSVPLRPEHNPRGNVLRHQPIRTGDLARGSTVADLRARADVVVTGEYEVGMQDQACLGPESGLAVPAEDGGVDLYVATQWLHADRRQIAPCLGLPPELVRVTLAGVGGAFGAREDLSMQVHACLLALRTGRPVKIVYNREESFHGHVHRHPAHLRFEHGAGADGRLLYAALEIVLDGGAYASTTPAVVGVAASLGLGPYEIPHAAVDAYGVYTTNPPCGAMRGFGAVQACFGYESQMDRLAAALGMDPVEVRLRNAVGQGSVLPTGQRIDAPLPMAEMLERARALPLPPRPDPAAEGADPLALPGGAGGAGIGAAVVRGVGYGVGLKNLCFSEGFDDHSTARVRLEVVGGVPVALVHTAAVEVGQGLVTLQEQIARTELGVRRVALHPADTSVGSAGSSSASRQSHMTGGAVKAACEAVRARVVALARARGFLSGDDGGDPDGGARLAGDCLVPPGGAPPVPLAEVLGGAAVEETREFRHRPTAPLDPATGQGSSHAQLGMCVHRAVVDVDVELGLVRVVALDAVQDVGRALHPRQLVGQIQGGATQGLGLALMEEVQVADGVIRNPSFTDYLIPTVLDVPPMRVEVLEHADPRAPYGLRGAGEPPTLSATPAVVAAVRAATGRPLTRVPLRPEDIALP from the coding sequence ATGACGGCCCGGGGGGCGGGCACCGCGCCGCCCGCCGCGGCCCCGCCCGCTTCGGCGCGGGCGGGCGAGGTGGTCGGCGGCGTGGGCGACAGCCCGCCGCGCCCCGACGGCACGCTCAAGGTCACCGGGGAGTTCGCCTACTCCTCCGACCTGTGGGCCGAGGACATGCTGTGGGGCATGACGCTGCGCAGCCCGCACCCGCACGCGCGCCTCCTGCGCCTGGACACCGCGCCGGCGCTGGCGCTGCCCGGGGTGCACGCGGTGCTGACCCACGAGGACGTCCCCGGCGAGCCCCGCTACGGGCTGGAGGTGCGCGACCAGCCGGTGCTGGCGGCCGGCACCGTGCGCTACCGGGGCGAGCCGGTGGCGGTGGTGGCCGCCGACCACCCCGAGACCGCGCGGCGCGCCCTTGAGCGCGTCGTTGTGGACTACGAGGTCCTGGAGCCGGTGTGCGACGCCCGACGCGCCGCGTTCGACCCCGGGTGCCCGCTGGTGCACCCGCCGGGCTCGGTGCCGCTGCGCCCCGAGCACAACCCGCGCGGCAACGTGCTGCGCCACCAGCCGATCCGCACCGGCGACCTCGCGCGCGGGAGCACGGTCGCCGACCTGCGGGCCCGCGCCGACGTGGTCGTCACCGGCGAATACGAGGTCGGCATGCAGGACCAGGCGTGCCTGGGCCCGGAGTCGGGCCTGGCGGTGCCCGCCGAGGACGGCGGGGTGGACCTCTACGTCGCCACCCAGTGGCTGCACGCCGACCGGCGCCAGATCGCGCCGTGCCTGGGGCTGCCGCCGGAGCTGGTGCGGGTGACCCTGGCCGGGGTGGGCGGGGCGTTCGGCGCCCGCGAGGATCTGTCCATGCAGGTCCACGCCTGCCTGCTGGCGCTGCGCACCGGCCGCCCGGTGAAGATCGTCTACAACCGCGAGGAGTCCTTCCACGGCCACGTGCACCGGCATCCGGCGCACCTGCGGTTCGAGCACGGGGCCGGTGCCGACGGGCGGCTGCTCTACGCGGCGCTGGAGATCGTGCTCGACGGCGGCGCCTACGCCTCCACCACGCCGGCGGTGGTGGGGGTCGCGGCGTCGCTGGGCCTGGGGCCCTACGAGATCCCGCACGCGGCCGTGGACGCCTACGGGGTCTACACCACCAACCCGCCGTGCGGGGCGATGCGCGGCTTCGGCGCGGTGCAGGCGTGCTTCGGCTACGAGTCGCAGATGGACCGGCTCGCCGCCGCGCTGGGCATGGACCCGGTGGAGGTCCGGCTGCGCAACGCGGTCGGGCAGGGGTCGGTGCTGCCCACCGGCCAGCGGATCGACGCGCCGCTGCCCATGGCCGAGATGCTGGAGCGGGCCCGCGCGCTGCCCCTGCCGCCCCGCCCCGACCCCGCGGCCGAGGGCGCCGACCCCCTCGCCCTGCCCGGCGGCGCGGGCGGCGCCGGGATCGGCGCCGCCGTGGTGCGCGGGGTGGGCTACGGGGTGGGCCTGAAGAACCTGTGCTTCTCGGAGGGCTTCGACGACCACTCCACCGCGCGGGTGCGCCTGGAGGTGGTCGGCGGGGTGCCGGTGGCACTGGTGCACACCGCGGCGGTGGAGGTCGGGCAGGGGCTGGTCACGCTGCAGGAGCAGATCGCCCGCACCGAACTGGGGGTGCGGCGGGTGGCGCTGCACCCGGCCGACACGTCGGTGGGCTCGGCGGGGTCGTCGTCGGCCTCGCGCCAGTCGCACATGACCGGCGGCGCGGTGAAGGCGGCGTGCGAGGCGGTGCGGGCCCGCGTGGTCGCGCTGGCCCGCGCGCGCGGGTTCCTCTCCGGCGACGACGGCGGCGACCCCGACGGGGGCGCGCGGCTGGCGGGGGACTGCCTGGTGCCGCCGGGCGGCGCCCCGCCGGTGCCGCTGGCCGAGGTGCTGGGCGGGGCGGCGGTGGAGGAGACGCGGGAGTTCCGGCACCGTCCGACCGCCCCGCTGGACCCCGCCACCGGCCAGGGCTCCTCCCACGCCCAGCTGGGCATGTGCGTGCACCGCGCGGTGGTGGACGTGGACGTGGAGCTGGGCCTGGTGCGGGTGGTGGCGCTGGACGCCGTGCAGGACGTCGGCCGCGCGCTGCACCCGCGCCAGCTCGTCGGCCAGATCCAGGGCGGCGCCACGCAGGGGCTGGGGCTGGCGCTGATGGAGGAGGTGCAGGTGGCCGACGGCGTGATCCGCAACCCGTCGTTCACCGATTACCTGATCCCCACGGTGCTGGACGTCCCGCCCATGCGCGTGGAGGTGCTGGAGCACGCCGACCCCCGGGCGCCCTACGGCCTGCGCGGCGCGGGCGAACCGCCGACGCTGTCGGCCACCCCGGCGGTGGTGGCGGCGGTGCGCGCCGCCACCGGCCGCCCGCTGACCCGCGTGCCGCTGCGTCCGGAGGACATCGCCCTGCCCTGA
- a CDS encoding 8-oxoguanine deaminase — protein sequence MATETGTRAGRQAVAEAGTVVVDGAHVVTVGGAEYPVGHVVASGGIITHVGPGPAPGVPGARVIDGRGCLATPGLVNAHHHLFQWATQGMFADATLFEWLAGSYEVWSRLDAETVADTTTAGLTWLALSGCTTAADHHYLFPRGREGIADAEVAAARAVGLRLELACGAMDRGRSAGGLPPDSVVEDTDAALARTAATLDAHHDPSPAAMTRVAVAPCSPFTVSPELMSESARLARAAGVRLHTHLAETRDEEEQCRAEYGCTPVEYADKLGWLGDDVWVAHAVHLSDTAIARISASGTGVAHCPSSNARLGAGVCRATELLEAGVAVGLGVDGAASSELTRLVGELRQAVLTARARKGPRALSARQALHMATLGGARCLGRDDHLGSLEPGRLADIALWRVDGFGHDSVDDPVVALVFGPDAPLEHLLVGGATVVERGEPRTVSAEEAAAAGRRAHRRLVVDR from the coding sequence GTGGCCACGGAGACGGGCACGCGCGCGGGCAGGCAGGCGGTGGCGGAGGCCGGCACGGTCGTCGTCGACGGGGCGCACGTCGTCACGGTCGGCGGCGCGGAGTACCCGGTCGGCCACGTCGTGGCCTCGGGCGGGATCATCACGCACGTGGGGCCGGGCCCGGCCCCCGGTGTTCCGGGCGCCCGGGTCATCGACGGGCGCGGCTGCCTGGCCACCCCCGGCCTGGTCAACGCCCACCACCACCTGTTCCAGTGGGCCACCCAGGGGATGTTCGCCGACGCGACGCTGTTCGAGTGGCTGGCCGGCTCCTACGAGGTCTGGAGCCGCCTGGACGCCGAGACGGTGGCCGACACCACCACGGCCGGGCTGACCTGGCTGGCGCTGTCGGGCTGCACCACCGCCGCCGACCACCACTACCTCTTCCCGCGGGGGCGCGAGGGGATCGCCGACGCCGAGGTCGCGGCGGCCCGCGCCGTGGGGCTGCGCCTGGAGTTGGCGTGCGGCGCCATGGACCGGGGCCGCTCGGCGGGCGGCCTGCCGCCCGACTCCGTGGTGGAGGACACCGACGCCGCGCTCGCCCGCACCGCCGCCACCCTCGACGCCCACCACGACCCCTCCCCCGCCGCGATGACGCGGGTGGCCGTGGCGCCGTGCTCCCCCTTCACCGTGAGCCCGGAGCTGATGAGCGAGTCGGCGCGGCTGGCCCGCGCCGCCGGGGTGCGGCTGCACACCCACCTCGCCGAGACCCGCGACGAGGAGGAGCAGTGCCGGGCCGAGTACGGCTGCACGCCGGTGGAGTACGCCGACAAGCTGGGCTGGCTGGGCGACGACGTGTGGGTGGCCCACGCCGTGCACCTGTCCGACACCGCGATCGCGCGCATCAGCGCCTCGGGCACCGGGGTGGCGCACTGCCCGTCCTCCAACGCCCGCCTGGGCGCGGGGGTGTGCCGCGCCACCGAACTGCTGGAGGCGGGCGTGGCCGTGGGCCTGGGCGTGGACGGCGCGGCCTCCAGCGAGCTGACGCGGCTGGTGGGCGAACTGCGCCAGGCGGTGCTGACGGCCCGCGCCCGCAAGGGGCCGCGCGCCCTGAGCGCGCGCCAGGCCCTGCACATGGCCACGCTGGGCGGGGCCCGCTGCCTGGGCCGCGACGACCACCTCGGCTCGCTGGAGCCGGGCAGGCTCGCCGACATCGCGCTGTGGCGGGTGGACGGCTTCGGCCACGACTCCGTCGACGACCCGGTGGTGGCGCTGGTGTTCGGCCCCGACGCGCCGCTGGAGCACCTGCTGGTGGGCGGCGCCACAGTGGTGGAGCGCGGCGAGCCGCGCACCGTCTCGGCCGAGGAGGCCGCGGCGGCCGGCCGCCGCGCGCACCGCCGCCTGGTGGTGGACCGATGA
- a CDS encoding FAD binding domain-containing protein: MDFVSPAAWPEALAAKAARPDAVPIMGGTDVMVELNLGRRRPPALLDLTRVPELARWHAEGGYTRVGAGVCYTRLAGDLRGHAPALADAARSVASPQIRNRGSVGGNLGGASPAGDCHPPLLATGALVELASAGGVRRVPAREFYLGPGRTVRRDDELVAAVLLPRPAGPQVFAKVGPRNAMVIAVVSFALALDTGARRVGTGIGSAGPTPLRAEAAEEFLAAEFDWAGGAAPAEAAARRFGELVAGAARPIDDVRGSAAYRRHALAVLARRAWVRCAAQLRRGGT, translated from the coding sequence ATGGACTTTGTGAGCCCGGCGGCCTGGCCCGAGGCGCTGGCGGCCAAGGCGGCGCGGCCCGATGCGGTGCCGATCATGGGCGGCACCGACGTGATGGTGGAGCTGAACCTGGGCCGGCGGCGGCCGCCGGCGCTGCTGGACCTCACGCGCGTGCCCGAGCTCGCCCGGTGGCATGCCGAGGGCGGCTACACCCGCGTGGGCGCCGGCGTCTGCTACACCCGGCTGGCCGGCGACCTGCGCGGGCACGCCCCGGCGCTGGCCGACGCCGCCCGCTCGGTGGCCTCGCCGCAGATCCGCAACCGGGGCTCGGTTGGGGGCAACCTCGGCGGCGCCTCTCCGGCCGGGGACTGCCATCCCCCGCTGCTGGCCACCGGCGCGCTGGTGGAGCTGGCCTCGGCGGGCGGCGTGCGGCGGGTGCCCGCGCGGGAGTTCTACCTGGGACCGGGCCGGACCGTGCGGCGCGACGACGAACTGGTGGCGGCCGTGCTGCTGCCCCGGCCCGCCGGACCGCAGGTGTTCGCCAAGGTCGGACCGCGCAACGCCATGGTGATCGCCGTGGTGTCGTTCGCCTTGGCGCTGGACACGGGCGCGCGCCGGGTGGGCACGGGCATCGGGTCGGCCGGACCCACCCCGCTGCGGGCCGAGGCCGCCGAGGAGTTCCTGGCGGCGGAGTTCGACTGGGCGGGCGGCGCGGCCCCCGCCGAGGCGGCGGCGCGGCGCTTCGGCGAACTGGTGGCCGGCGCCGCCCGGCCGATCGACGACGTGCGCGGCAGCGCCGCCTACCGCCGGCACGCGCTGGCGGTGCTGGCCCGGCGCGCCTGGGTGCGGTGCGCGGCCCAACTGCGAAGGGGCGGGACCTGA
- a CDS encoding multidrug effflux MFS transporter: MPTQRANPSTDRPRRSVVLLVFILGVLSATSSLATDLYLPAFPEIAADLKAPESQIQLTLTAVMVGLALGQLVIGPLSDQLGRRKPLLVGIAVFAATSFLCMVVQTAEVFSLVRFVQGLAAAAGMVIARAVVRDTFDGDSAAKFFSRLVLLVGLAPMLGPLLGGQLLLMGPWQLIFAVLGVAGLAGFALVLFGLPESLPVEERTRQHPGQMLRLFGRLIVDPRFIGPTLTMALSFAMSFTYISAFSFVSQSEFAATPQQFSLIFGINTLGMILGNQVNAALIGKVHTTRRLLYGLFGAAASVALLLALDLSGLATLVTVTAVLFVMMFFTGLISPNATTLAIVSQPASAAGSASALLGTLQFALGGTIAAAAGLHGGTTMTSMTLVMLGTAVAATAVFVVVAARGHAK; this comes from the coding sequence GTGCCGACTCAGCGCGCCAACCCGTCCACCGACCGTCCGCGCCGCTCGGTCGTGCTGCTCGTGTTCATTTTGGGGGTCCTGTCCGCGACCAGCTCGCTGGCCACCGACCTCTACCTGCCGGCGTTCCCGGAGATCGCCGCGGACCTGAAGGCGCCCGAGTCGCAGATCCAGCTCACGCTGACCGCCGTGATGGTCGGTCTGGCCCTCGGCCAGCTCGTGATCGGTCCGCTCAGCGACCAGCTCGGCCGCCGCAAGCCCCTGCTGGTGGGGATCGCGGTGTTCGCCGCCACGTCCTTCCTCTGCATGGTCGTGCAGACCGCCGAGGTCTTCAGCCTCGTCCGGTTCGTGCAGGGCCTGGCGGCCGCCGCCGGAATGGTGATCGCCCGCGCCGTGGTCCGCGACACCTTCGACGGCGACTCCGCCGCGAAGTTCTTCTCGCGCCTGGTGCTGCTGGTCGGCCTGGCCCCGATGCTCGGCCCGCTGCTGGGCGGTCAGCTGCTGCTGATGGGCCCCTGGCAGCTCATCTTCGCCGTGCTCGGCGTCGCCGGCCTGGCCGGGTTCGCCCTGGTGCTGTTCGGCCTGCCCGAGAGCCTGCCCGTCGAGGAGCGCACCCGCCAGCACCCGGGCCAGATGCTGCGGCTGTTCGGCCGCCTGATCGTGGACCCGCGGTTCATCGGCCCGACCCTGACCATGGCGCTCAGCTTCGCCATGAGCTTCACCTACATCTCGGCGTTCTCCTTCGTCTCCCAGTCGGAGTTCGCGGCCACCCCGCAGCAGTTCAGCCTGATCTTCGGGATCAACACGCTCGGCATGATCCTGGGCAACCAGGTCAACGCCGCGCTGATCGGCAAGGTGCACACCACCCGCCGGCTGCTGTACGGGCTGTTCGGCGCGGCGGCCAGCGTGGCGCTGCTGCTGGCCCTGGACCTCTCCGGTCTGGCGACGCTGGTGACGGTCACGGCCGTGCTGTTCGTGATGATGTTCTTCACCGGCCTGATCTCGCCCAACGCCACCACCCTGGCGATCGTCAGCCAGCCGGCCTCGGCGGCGGGCAGCGCCTCGGCGCTGCTGGGCACGCTCCAGTTCGCGCTGGGCGGCACGATCGCGGCGGCGGCCGGCCTGCACGGCGGCACGACCATGACGAGCATGACCCTGGTCATGCTGGGCACGGCGGTGGCCGCGACCGCGGTGTTCGTCGTGGTGGCGGCCCGCGGGCACGCCAAGTAG
- a CDS encoding PucR family transcriptional regulator ligand-binding domain-containing protein, which translates to MRISDLVAVPHLRLRLLGGGEDADRALSGVATTDLLHPERYLSGGELVLTGMMWRRRPEDSAEFAAALAAAGAACVGAGTALGEVPPDLAAACARHGLPLIEVPAETSFAAVTEEVRRALDAERDDGAARTRERHRRLLADLAGGADLPGVFAAAAAQARLSCWVVSGTGRPVASGGPALGARERLRVAAQTLLRPGPRVLDLAAAEGAPARRLAVLPVRTRAWHPLTGWLLVCAGDPARWPADVRESVDHLAAIAALARNRAEQRAADDARHLAGLPRLLAAQRFDEAAALLHVAGTPDEEERARTPHAVVEAALLPAPAEPDLARRVLAELLAEWPGAAVTGADPAFAVVPLTGGPPGAAPADAEEAPAPGGADALRRHLAEGAAALEPKLLDHRLAVGVSTAATGVADLRGAAAEARNARRLAEMRRGRAAIATGAELDSHELLLAAVPEEVRSVYRDRLLGPLLEYDRAHRSDLLATLERFLRYSGSWQRCASAMHIHVNTLRYRIGRIEELTGRDLSSLEHRVDLFLALRLHR; encoded by the coding sequence ATGCGCATCAGCGACCTGGTCGCGGTCCCGCACCTGCGGCTGCGGCTGCTGGGCGGCGGCGAAGACGCCGACCGCGCCCTCTCCGGTGTCGCCACCACCGACCTGCTGCACCCCGAGCGCTACCTCTCCGGCGGCGAACTCGTCCTGACCGGCATGATGTGGCGGCGCCGCCCCGAGGACTCCGCGGAGTTCGCCGCCGCGCTCGCCGCGGCCGGCGCGGCCTGCGTGGGGGCGGGCACCGCCCTCGGCGAGGTCCCGCCCGACCTGGCCGCCGCCTGCGCCCGGCACGGCCTGCCGCTGATCGAGGTCCCCGCCGAGACCTCGTTCGCCGCCGTCACCGAGGAGGTCCGCCGGGCGCTCGACGCCGAACGCGACGACGGCGCCGCCCGCACCCGCGAGCGGCACCGCCGCCTGCTCGCCGACCTCGCCGGCGGCGCCGACCTGCCCGGCGTCTTCGCGGCCGCCGCCGCCCAGGCGCGGCTGTCCTGCTGGGTGGTCTCCGGCACCGGCCGCCCCGTCGCCTCCGGCGGCCCCGCCCTGGGCGCCCGCGAGCGGCTGCGCGTGGCCGCCCAGACCCTGCTCCGCCCCGGCCCGCGCGTCCTGGACCTCGCCGCCGCCGAGGGCGCCCCCGCCCGCCGCCTCGCCGTGCTGCCCGTGCGCACCCGCGCATGGCACCCCCTGACGGGGTGGCTGCTGGTCTGCGCGGGCGACCCCGCCCGCTGGCCCGCCGACGTGCGCGAGTCGGTCGACCACCTCGCCGCCATCGCCGCCCTGGCCCGCAACCGCGCGGAGCAGCGCGCCGCCGACGACGCGCGGCACCTGGCGGGCCTGCCCCGGCTGCTGGCCGCCCAGCGGTTCGACGAGGCGGCGGCGCTGCTGCACGTGGCCGGCACCCCCGACGAGGAGGAGCGCGCCCGCACGCCCCACGCCGTGGTCGAGGCCGCGCTGCTGCCCGCGCCCGCCGAGCCCGACCTCGCGCGGCGGGTCCTGGCCGAACTGCTGGCCGAGTGGCCCGGCGCGGCGGTGACCGGCGCCGACCCCGCCTTCGCCGTCGTCCCGCTCACCGGCGGCCCGCCCGGCGCGGCCCCGGCCGATGCCGAGGAGGCGCCCGCGCCCGGCGGCGCCGACGCGCTGCGCCGGCACCTCGCCGAGGGCGCGGCGGCGCTGGAGCCCAAGCTGCTCGACCACCGCCTGGCCGTGGGGGTCAGCACCGCCGCCACCGGGGTCGCCGACCTGCGCGGCGCCGCCGCCGAGGCCCGCAACGCCCGCCGCCTCGCCGAGATGCGCCGGGGCCGGGCCGCGATCGCCACCGGCGCCGAACTCGACTCCCACGAACTCCTGCTGGCCGCCGTGCCCGAGGAGGTCCGCTCCGTCTACCGCGACCGCCTGCTGGGCCCGCTGCTGGAGTACGACCGCGCGCACCGCTCGGACCTGCTGGCCACCCTGGAGCGGTTCCTGCGCTACTCCGGCTCCTGGCAGCGGTGCGCCTCGGCCATGCACATCCACGTCAACACCCTGCGCTACCGCATCGGCCGCATCGAGGAGCTGACCGGGCGCGACCTCAGCAGCCTGGAGCACCGCGTGGACCTGTTCCTGGCGCTGCGCCTGCACCGCTGA
- a CDS encoding SDR family NAD(P)-dependent oxidoreductase: MEYTTAFVTGASTGFGAEITRRLVESGLRVAAAARRADRLAKLADELGPAVLPVELDVRDRAAVERALAGLPGDFADVDVLVNNAGLALGLSSAAEADLEDWQRMVDTNVTGLLYVTRALLPGMVERGRGHVVNIGSVAGNWPYPGGNVYGATKAFVRQFSLNLRADLHGTGVRVTNVEPGLAGGTEFSQVRFHGDSERASAVYADTQPLSPGDVAEAVRWVVDQPAHVNVNTLELMPVAQSFAPLSVHRDSA; this comes from the coding sequence ATGGAGTACACAACCGCTTTCGTGACCGGCGCGAGCACCGGTTTCGGCGCCGAGATCACCCGCCGCCTCGTGGAGTCGGGGCTGCGCGTGGCGGCCGCCGCCCGCCGCGCCGACCGGCTCGCCAAGCTGGCCGACGAACTGGGCCCGGCCGTGCTGCCGGTGGAACTGGACGTGCGCGACCGCGCGGCGGTGGAGCGCGCGCTGGCCGGCCTCCCCGGCGACTTCGCCGACGTCGACGTGCTCGTCAACAACGCCGGCCTGGCGCTGGGCCTGTCGAGCGCGGCCGAGGCCGACCTGGAGGACTGGCAGCGGATGGTCGACACCAACGTCACCGGTCTGCTCTACGTCACGCGGGCGCTGCTGCCGGGCATGGTGGAGCGCGGCCGGGGCCACGTCGTCAACATCGGCTCGGTGGCCGGCAACTGGCCCTACCCCGGCGGCAACGTCTACGGGGCGACCAAGGCCTTCGTGCGCCAGTTCAGCCTCAACCTGCGCGCCGACCTGCACGGCACCGGAGTGCGCGTGACCAACGTCGAGCCCGGCCTGGCCGGCGGCACGGAGTTCTCCCAGGTGCGGTTCCACGGCGACAGCGAGCGCGCCTCGGCGGTCTACGCCGACACGCAGCCGCTGAGCCCCGGGGACGTCGCCGAGGCGGTGCGCTGGGTCGTGGACCAGCCCGCCCACGTCAACGTCAACACCCTGGAGCTGATGCCGGTGGCGCAGAGCTTCGCGCCGCTGAGCGTGCACCGCGACAGCGCCTGA
- a CDS encoding 50S ribosomal protein L7/L12 has protein sequence MSLGTSDLILYAVVVLVAVLVVANTVTARRRRADRPAPVRPAAPLLQPLPRDLVERATALVRQGKQIAAVKLIRDRTGYDLRSAKEVSDALAQGRSIPTLPEPGAGPAGGSLADRARALRDQDRMADAIRLVATETGMSETEATRFVTGLD, from the coding sequence ATGTCCCTCGGCACCTCTGACCTGATCCTCTACGCCGTCGTGGTCCTCGTCGCCGTCCTGGTGGTCGCCAACACGGTCACCGCGCGGCGCCGCAGGGCGGACCGCCCCGCTCCCGTGCGCCCCGCCGCGCCGCTGCTCCAGCCCCTGCCGCGCGACCTGGTCGAGCGTGCCACCGCCCTCGTCCGCCAGGGCAAGCAGATCGCCGCCGTCAAGCTCATCCGCGACCGCACCGGATACGACCTGCGCAGCGCCAAGGAGGTGAGCGACGCCCTCGCCCAGGGCCGGAGCATCCCCACCCTCCCCGAGCCCGGCGCGGGCCCCGCCGGCGGCTCCCTGGCCGACCGGGCGCGCGCGCTGCGCGACCAGGACCGCATGGCCGACGCCATCCGGCTGGTCGCGACCGAGACCGGCATGAGCGAGACCGAGGCCACCCGGTTCGTCACCGGACTGGACTGA